AGTAAATATCAGAATGCCGACGACCCCGTATATACCCTGCCTAAAAATGTTGCCGCTTTCGCCGGAAGAGCAAGTGTAGCATACAAAAATATTAATCTGAGTGGCGAATATGCTTATAAAATAAATGATCCATCAGCTATCAACAACCGCATTTACAAACCGGGGAATGGTTTGGTAATTCAGGCAACGTATTCCCGCAAAGGGTTTGGTGTTTACCTTGCCGCTAAACGCATCGACAACATGAACTTCCGCTCCAACAGGGATGCCGTAGGCAATGATGTTATTATGAATTATTTGCCGGCACTCACAAAACAGCACACCTACAGTCTGGTTGCAAAATACCCTTACGGAACCCAGCCAAACGGTGAAGCCGGCATACAGGGGCAAGTGATTTATACATTTAAAAAACATTCTTCTCTTGGTGGTAAATACGGCACAACCGTGGCACTGAATTACTCCAGAGCAAACGCCATCGATAAACAAAAAATAAACGACAGTACAGAAATAGGGCAAACCGGAACACTCGGGTATAAATCTGATTTCTTTAAAATTGGCAAAGAAAAATACTTTGAAGATATCAACGTAGAAATTAGTCATAAATTCAGTAAAAAATTCAAGGCCATACTTACTTACGCCAATTTCTCGTACAATGTTGACGTAATTGAAAGCCATGCCGAAGGTATGGTGTATGCCCATGTGGGCGTGCTCGACATGACGTGGTCCATTACCGATACCAAAGCAATACGTACCGAGCTGCAGTATCTATACACCAAAGAGGATGACCACGAATGGGCAATGGGACTACTGGAGTATACGATTGCACCGAAATGGTTTTTCTCCGTAATGGATCTGTATAATTACGGAAATCCGGAAGCTTCCAAACGCATTCATTATTACAAAGGCAGCGTGGCTTTTGCCAAAGGGTCAAACAGGTTAGAACTTTCGTACGGAAGGCAGTATTCGGGAATTTTATGTGTAGGCGGTGTTTGCCGCTACGTACCTGCCGCCAACGGTATTACGCTCACCATAACAAGCAGTTTTTAATTTTTACACTATGAAATACGCAAAATACCTTCTGATACTCATTATTCCCATGCTGCTCATTTTTGCATGCGATAAAATTAAAGAGCCTTACATGAAACAGGACGGCGGCACTGTTGATACCGTTGCTTGCCCTGTGCCCACCTTTCCGGTCAACCAGAATCAGATTAAAAAATGTCTGATAGAGGATTATACCGGGCATAAATGTGTTAACTGCCCCGAAGCTGCTGCTATTGCACGCGATTTGAAAGATACACACGGCGATTCAATCGTACTGATGGCAATCCATTCAGGTTTTTTTGCTGAACCCGAATCCGGCAATTTCAGCCTCGACTTACGAAACACCACGGGCGATGAGTTACACGATTATTTCGGCATCACCAATAATCCCGCAGGAATGTTTAACCGCAAAAATATCGGTGGTTCAACAATATTCGAAGCCACCTCATCGTGGCATGCTGAAGTAACGGAAGTGCTTGCTATGGCGCCGGAACTTGACATCCAGATTATTGCTTATTTCAGTGAATCGACGCGAAAACTCTGCACCCACGTTCAAACAGAATACCTCGTGAATACTAACCGTAATCTTAAAATTGCCATTTACATTACTCAGGACAGCATTTACGGTTATCAGAAAAATAATAATTCCAGTTACGGCAGCGTTCCCGACATTACCAATTATACCTTCATGCATGTGCTGCGCGGTTCGGTAAACGGAACATGGGGCGCAATTCTTAGTACAGGCGCGGTAACCGCCGGAACAAAGAAAATTGTATCATACAAAACATTCCTTGACCCCGCATGGGAAGACGACCTCTGCAACATCGTTGCCGTTGTTTACGACAGCGATACCTATGAAATAGTTCAGGTGCAGGAAGCCAAATTCACGGAATAGACGCTAGACAATAGTAATAAGACTTAAGACAAAAAAGGAATTCATATTTTCTTTCTTTGTACTTATTACTGGCTACTTTTTACTAACTACTATATAAAAGAAGTTATCAGCAGGGTAACGGAAAGACCAATCAGAATAACAATCGTTGACCAGCCAATGATGTTGTTCATGGGTTTGTTCACATATTTTCCCATCACCTCCTTTTTGTTCACGATAAGTATCATGCACACGAGCACTACCGGAAGCAATATTCCGTTAGCCACCTGCGACCATAGCGTAATCAGAATCAGCGGAGCATTCGGAATCAGAATGATGCCGGCACCAATCAGTATTATAAAGGTGAACAGCCAGTAAAACTCCGGCGCTTCGTCCCACTTCTTGTCAAGCCCTGCCTCGAAACCAAACGCTTCGCACACATAAAAAGCGGTAGCAACAGGTAAGATTGTAGCAGAAAAAATAGACGCCACAAACAGTCCGAATGCAAAGGTGGCTGATGCCAGATTTCCCGCCAGGGGCTTCAATGCCAGGGCTGCATCTTTTGCTTCACTAATAACAATCCCATTTTCAAAAAGGGTTGAAGCACACGCAACGATGATAAAAAACGCAACGATGACGGTTACCAAACTGCCAATGGTAACATCCCAGATGGTGTACTTGTACTCTTCTATTTTTATTCCTTTTTCTATTACGGCCGACTGCATGTAAAACTGCATCCAGGGTGCTATCGTAGTGCCTACAATGCCTATCACAACCGCAAGATATTGCGTATTGAATTCCATGTGCGGACGGATAATGGCGCTTCCGATTTCGCCCCAGTGGGGTTTTCCCATAAGGGCTGAAACCACATAAATCAGCAGAAAGGCAGAGAAGATGAGAAATATTCTTTCGGCAATTTTGTAGGTGCCTTTTACAACAAGTACCCACACCATTACTGCTGCAATAGGTACCGAGATATATTTACTCACATTGAAGACCTGTAAACTGCCTGCCACACCGGCAAATTCAGTGGTTGTATTACCAATATCGGCAATCAGCAGACCGATAAAAATGAAGAAGGTCACTTTAACGCCCGCATTTTCGCGGATAAGGTCGGCAAGCCCTTTGCCGGTGACAATGCCCATGCGTGCATTCATTTCCTGAACCACCAGCAGTACAATAAATGCCGGTATCATGGTCCAGAGTAAACGGTATCCGTACAATGCGCCAGCGATAGAATAAGTAGTGATGCCGCCCGCATCGTTGTCCACACTTCCGGTAATGATGCCCGGGCCCAGAATGGCAAGGAATATAACAAAGTTCCTGAGAAGGTATTTCCTGCGACGGTTAAAATTCTTGTAGCTTATCAGTGCCATGGTTCCGCCTCCTATTTTGTTTTTCTCCGGTCGAGAAGGTCTTCAATAATATCATCGATAACAACCATGCCCTGCATCTTCATTTCCTTATCCGTTACCGGAATGGCAAGAAGATTATATTTTGAAATAATTTCGGCCAGAGAGTCAATTTTATCATCATCAAAAAGACTGATGGCATCTTCTTCCATGATATCTTTCAGCGTGACCGAAGGCTCGGACACTACCAGATCACGCAGTGAAACGGTAGCGATAAAACGCTCATCCTTATCTGCCACAAAGAGGGAATAGATTCGTGCGGGTTCGGGTTTTTGTCTGCGCAGTTCTTCGAGTGTTTCCAGTACCGACATGGATTCGGTAAACAGCATATAATCGGTTGTCATAAGGCTGCCCACTTCGCTTTTGCTGTATTCCAGCAGTTCTCTGACCTCTTCCGACGATTCTTTCTCCATCTCGTTCAGGAGCTGCTCTGCGCGGTCGTCGTTGAGAGTGTCGAGCAGGTCGGCGACTTCATCGGCAGGCATTTTTTCAAGAACGTCGGCGGCTTTTTCTATCGGCAGACTTTCAATAATCTGTGCCTGGGTATGCGGTTCCATTTCTTCCAGAACGTCGGCAGCCTGTTCTTCATCAAGAGATTCAAATACTTTTGTTGCTGAAGTACGGCCCATTTCTTCAATGATATCGGCAATATCAGATGGGTGAAGCTTATGCAGTCTTGACGATGTTTTTGAAAGCCTGATGCTCAAATTACTGGTCTCAATGGCTTCCACATCGTCCCATATAATATAATGAGAGGGAACGTTGGCGCGGAATACAGAGAATGCCCAGCGGCTTATGGTGCTGATGCCGATGCGTCGCAGCAAGCCTTCGAGACCGACATCCACTGCAATGGCAAACACACCTCCGGGCACATTTACCAGGCGCACGTCATTAACACGAACGAGTTTACGACCGTTCAGGTCGACAATCTGTTTGTCGAGTACACTGGTGGCAAGCTGAAGGTAATTATCATTTTTACCAATCGGCATTTCGAGGAAGGAAGTACAAACAAATTCGTAAGAGCGCTTCTTTACAAGAGAAAGGTCTGAATACGAAATGTACACATTTTTATTGTATGCACGTATCAGCGCAGCCACTACCCGTGGTCTTACCGGTTCTTCTTCGCCTGACGGAACAAGCGAAATATCGACCACCAGATCTTTGAGACGGCCTATTACAATGCCGTTCACATCTTTGACGCGCGAGCCAATAATCTGGCTTAAATAGAAGGTTTTTTGAGATGTCATTTAGCGCCTCCTTCCTTTGCTTGGCAGCAGGAAGCGCACACGTATGGCGTTCCCTGCTATGCCGGGTTTATAACTCTTTTTATCGCAGGGCCATCGTCCATTTTGATATTCAACTTTGATTATGGCGCAAAAGTAATAAAATTCGGTAAGCAGGCAAGCCCGAATTACGATATATAATAAATAAGAATGGTGAGTGGTTTCAGAAACGGAGCCAACCACTCACCATGTGCAGGGATTACAGTAATGTTATCCGGGGCTGAACATCGGTAACATTCGTAACATGAAATCAGCCTTTTTTGCTGTCTGCTATTTCTGAATAAGCAGATGTTCGCGCATAATAATACGTTGCCCTGACTCCAGCATAACGAAGTACATTCCGTCATTCAGGTCGTTCAGTTGAATGGTCGACGAGAGTTCGGTAATCTTTGCTGTACGCACCAGCTGTCCGTTTGCATTGTATATACGCAAGGTGCAATCTGAAGAAAGGGCATCCTCTCCTACCTGAACAAGAAGTTGGTCCTGTGCCGGGTTGGGATAAATGCTTATTTCGGGGTTATTTACATTTGCGATACCGGAGCAATCACTTACTCCAAGCCCAACAGCCACAGAATCCAATACTGTAATACCTCCAACAAAGGGAACTGTAACCCAGTATGTAAAATTTATCTGAATCATATGCCCGGTAGGCACTACTGTTGTGGGGGTTCCATCAATAAGCAAACAGCCATATGTGAGCTGGGGTGGCACGCATATATATTTACAGCTTCCATTGCCGCAGGAATAATTCATGCCGGCAGGTAAATTAAGCACATTCGTTACTTTAACGGAATCCATGGCCAGCGTGAAACCAAACAAGACCGTATCCTCCTTGAAAACAATATTTACAGTATCGGTGTAAGGTGAATTTACACATGCCGTTGTTAAGGCCGGCGGAAATATTCCCGGCGACGTCATTGTTAAATCCGGTGTACATTGTGAATATCCCTTTGTCAATACAAAGAGCAGGGCAATCAGGGTAGCAATTTTTCTCATCT
The nucleotide sequence above comes from Bacteroidota bacterium. Encoded proteins:
- a CDS encoding DUF6029 family protein — its product is MKKQLRILIRGIVFVFGLTPGFSHAQGILNNLQINGNFQVDVMYYQKDSAIGAQDVPEKLLMNGFGNINATLGHFSAGIRYESYLNPMLGFDPRYKGTGIPYRYVSYKNEDLEITAGSFYEQFGSGMIFRSYEERNLGYDNAMDGIRVRYTPFAGVTIKGIYGLQRSFFSKGPGIVRGVDAEFSINEMIKKLNNAPARIMIGGSVISKYQNADDPVYTLPKNVAAFAGRASVAYKNINLSGEYAYKINDPSAINNRIYKPGNGLVIQATYSRKGFGVYLAAKRIDNMNFRSNRDAVGNDVIMNYLPALTKQHTYSLVAKYPYGTQPNGEAGIQGQVIYTFKKHSSLGGKYGTTVALNYSRANAIDKQKINDSTEIGQTGTLGYKSDFFKIGKEKYFEDINVEISHKFSKKFKAILTYANFSYNVDVIESHAEGMVYAHVGVLDMTWSITDTKAIRTELQYLYTKEDDHEWAMGLLEYTIAPKWFFSVMDLYNYGNPEASKRIHYYKGSVAFAKGSNRLELSYGRQYSGILCVGGVCRYVPAANGITLTITSSF
- a CDS encoding T9SS type A sorting domain-containing protein — protein: MRKIATLIALLFVLTKGYSQCTPDLTMTSPGIFPPALTTACVNSPYTDTVNIVFKEDTVLFGFTLAMDSVKVTNVLNLPAGMNYSCGNGSCKYICVPPQLTYGCLLIDGTPTTVVPTGHMIQINFTYWVTVPFVGGITVLDSVAVGLGVSDCSGIANVNNPEISIYPNPAQDQLLVQVGEDALSSDCTLRIYNANGQLVRTAKITELSSTIQLNDLNDGMYFVMLESGQRIIMREHLLIQK
- a CDS encoding Omp28-related outer membrane protein, with the protein product MKYAKYLLILIIPMLLIFACDKIKEPYMKQDGGTVDTVACPVPTFPVNQNQIKKCLIEDYTGHKCVNCPEAAAIARDLKDTHGDSIVLMAIHSGFFAEPESGNFSLDLRNTTGDELHDYFGITNNPAGMFNRKNIGGSTIFEATSSWHAEVTEVLAMAPELDIQIIAYFSESTRKLCTHVQTEYLVNTNRNLKIAIYITQDSIYGYQKNNNSSYGSVPDITNYTFMHVLRGSVNGTWGAILSTGAVTAGTKKIVSYKTFLDPAWEDDLCNIVAVVYDSDTYEIVQVQEAKFTE
- a CDS encoding Nramp family divalent metal transporter is translated as MALISYKNFNRRRKYLLRNFVIFLAILGPGIITGSVDNDAGGITTYSIAGALYGYRLLWTMIPAFIVLLVVQEMNARMGIVTGKGLADLIRENAGVKVTFFIFIGLLIADIGNTTTEFAGVAGSLQVFNVSKYISVPIAAVMVWVLVVKGTYKIAERIFLIFSAFLLIYVVSALMGKPHWGEIGSAIIRPHMEFNTQYLAVVIGIVGTTIAPWMQFYMQSAVIEKGIKIEEYKYTIWDVTIGSLVTVIVAFFIIVACASTLFENGIVISEAKDAALALKPLAGNLASATFAFGLFVASIFSATILPVATAFYVCEAFGFEAGLDKKWDEAPEFYWLFTFIILIGAGIILIPNAPLILITLWSQVANGILLPVVLVCMILIVNKKEVMGKYVNKPMNNIIGWSTIVILIGLSVTLLITSFI
- a CDS encoding CBS domain-containing protein, encoding MTSQKTFYLSQIIGSRVKDVNGIVIGRLKDLVVDISLVPSGEEEPVRPRVVAALIRAYNKNVYISYSDLSLVKKRSYEFVCTSFLEMPIGKNDNYLQLATSVLDKQIVDLNGRKLVRVNDVRLVNVPGGVFAIAVDVGLEGLLRRIGISTISRWAFSVFRANVPSHYIIWDDVEAIETSNLSIRLSKTSSRLHKLHPSDIADIIEEMGRTSATKVFESLDEEQAADVLEEMEPHTQAQIIESLPIEKAADVLEKMPADEVADLLDTLNDDRAEQLLNEMEKESSEEVRELLEYSKSEVGSLMTTDYMLFTESMSVLETLEELRRQKPEPARIYSLFVADKDERFIATVSLRDLVVSEPSVTLKDIMEEDAISLFDDDKIDSLAEIISKYNLLAIPVTDKEMKMQGMVVIDDIIEDLLDRRKTK